The DNA segment CGGACATAGATGTGGCCCAGCGCCTGGTAGGCGACCCGATCCCCCGCCGGTGACACCCTCACGCCGCGCAGCATCTTCACATCGAAGGTCAACGGGGCCACCTCGATCGGCCGGCGCAGCGACTTGGCGACTTGGCGCGACGACGTGACATGGAACGGGATCGCCCGCACCTCGCCGGTCGCCGCGTCGATCCGGTGAAGCCCCCCTCCGGCCCAGAAGACAATCTCCCGACTGTCCGGCGTCCAGGCCATAGTCGGATAAACACCGTGCACCGCCCAGGTCTCCTGCATGTCCCGCTCGAGCGAGTCGTACAGCTTCCTCGGTGTGTTAGAGGCGAGGTCCAGAACATACAGACACGTCTTGAACCGATCCCGCCGGATGAACGCCAGCGATGCGCCGTCCGGTGATGGCGTCGGCCGGATGGCGCCGCCCGGCCCGGTGATCAGCCGCTCCGTGACCCCCTTCACCCGATCGAGCCTGTCGATGGAGTAGATGCCCTGCCCCGCGTCGCGGTTGTAGTCGAAGGCCCCTCCTGGAGTCGAGTCGAGGCTGTAGTAGAGGTAGCGGCCGTCCGGAGAAAACGCGGGCTCTCCGACGTCCTTCTGCTCGGTGGGTCGCGTAGTCATCTGCAGGCCATCACTCCCGGTGCGGTGGTAGAGCCAGATCTCTCCCGCGCCGAGCGAACGACGCGAAGTGAAATGCTTCCTCGCTGCGATGTACTCGCCGTCCGGCGTCCAGCAGGGGCTGTTCAACAGGCGAAACGTTTCCTTGGTGACCTGCCTGGGTTCGGTCCCGTCACGATTGATTACCCAAATGTTGTCGCCCCCCTTGCCGCCCTCTCCGGTACGATCGCTTGTAAACGCGATCCGCTTCCCATCGGGGCTGTACCGCGGCTGCATGTCCCACTCGATCCCCGACGTGAGCGCCCTGGCTTCGCCGCCGGTCATCGGGATGGTGTACAGATCGCCAAGCAGATCAAAGACGATCTCGTTCCCATCCGGGCTGACGTCCAGGTTGACCCATGTCCCCTCGGAGGTATCGATCACCGCCTCGACCATCTCTCCAGGAGGGGACGAAACACTCCACGGCGCAGTCTCGACCTTGGCCCCGGCTGTGACGGCGCCCGCCTTGTCGTCCGCCTGCGCCACCTGCGCCGGCTGCCCGCTGGCCGAAGCCACAAGAACCAGAATCGCCGTCGACCATTCGATTCCGAAACGACTTTGAGCTGACGTCATGGACAGTCCTCATCAGGTGGAATGGGCGCAGTAAACAAGAGTTTATGCCCCGACACGCCCCAAGCCTCCCGAGCTCAATCCCGAAAAGGCCGATGCGGCGCAGTGAACACCGCCGCTTCGCCGCTGCGATTCCCCGCACAGTACAGGCAGAACGGTCACCGCGGGCCCCAGAGCGCGTCTGACCACCGAGCCGGCAGCGGCGTCGAGCGGCGCGTACAAGCCTCCATAGGCAGGCATAAGAAACCGCGTTCGATCGCGCACGCCGTTGATCGGGCACAGGCTCTTGGCTTCCTCCGACAGACCGGGCACAGCCACGACTCTCCATCCAAGCTCCTCGCACCGCGCTCGAATGGCCGTTCGATCGCTGTCCCGCCTCTCAAAGGACCGCAGGTACGCAGCATCGGACGGCGGCAACCCGCGCGGATCAAGCGCCCCCGACCGCGCAGCCGCACCGGCAACGAGATCCATCGAGAGCATGAACCGCTGGAAGTTGCCCATGCCCGAATCCGCCTTCCCAGCGGCAAACAGGTTGGCGAAAGACTCGGACCATCGCCCGCTTTCGTCGCGGCGTGCGTACACCGCCCCGCCAACCACGGACAGGAACCCGGCCGCTCGCTCGGCGACCAGGTCTTCGCGCGCTCGCCGCGCCTGGGCGGCATTCAGAATCCCACTGCGCTGCAGCACGCCGAGCCCTGCCGAGAGCACGAGTGCGGTTGCCGCGGCCGAGTCGTTCATCAGCACCACCGTCTCGCGACCCGAGGTGTGTACGCTCAGTTCGAAATCGATGTGGAACGACGCCGCCGGAAGGACCTCGATCCGGTCTGCACCGAACTCGATTCGGAGCGCCTCCGCCGCCTGTTCCCGCGAAAGCCCCAGGCCGATGTTCCGGTAGACCTCGGCCTCGCCAGTGATCACGACTCGCTTGCCGGTTGCTCCCTCGCGGATGACCAGCGTGTTTCCGCCCTGGAACAGAAGCGGTGAGTGTCGAACAACAAGCCCGGCATCCCGCAGGCCGTCGGCGAGGAGGCTCTCGCCCGGGACATGGATCGATCGCTCCTCGCCGCGGCTGGCATAACGCGGCACGAGAACAGCCCGTTGCGGCCCGCCGCGGCCTTCAACCGCACCCGCCTTTCCGTTGTCTTGTGCCCATTGGGCGACCGTGAGCGATTCCGGGATGATCCGGAGCCTATCCGGCCTGCCAAGAGCCCAACCGGAGGCGACTCGCCGGAACGCGTCGGCATGCGATTCCTCGATGCTGACCAGAAACTCGACGTCAGGCAGGTGAGAGACCATCTGACGGATGACATCCAATGACCCGCCGGCGCCCACCCCTCCCCAGTACCCCGTCCCGGTTGCCTGAAGCCGCACCATCTCGAGATCTGCATCGCCGGACTCGGTAGATGCCTCAAATCGATCCTCACCGCACTGCCGGAATGTCATCGGCGTCGCCGAGAGGTTGCTTGCCAGCGACCCGGGGGCATCGCCGGCGGTGAGCCGGTCCACAATGTAGTGGAGAATGTCGGAGCCCGACGCCGCGGCTGCGCCGACCGCAAAGTGGGAAAGCAGGTCAACGGGCATCCCGGCGTGACGGAGGTGCACAGCCACGCCGTTTCCATGAACGGCTTGCGTCTGCTTCAGCGCCGCGATGGCGTGTACTAGTGTGGCGAGCAGTCCGTCGCGGGCCAATCCCTGACGCACAATGCGCGACACCTCCGGGGTTGGCGAGTCTGCCACCGTCGCCCGGGCTCCCTCGGCGTACGTGTTTCCAGTTGGCGCAGTGAAGTTCCGAAGTCGCGGGCATTCCTCCCGCAGGTCCCTTCGAGCCTGCGCCAGAGAATCTGAAACCCTCCCGCGGCCCACCACCATCGGCGCCACTATTCCGGGAGCCCCTGACTGCTCGCTCACCGGCGAAGGCGTGGCCCCATCTGCAACGACCGCCCGGAATCGCTCTTCGAATGAACTTCGAAGCACCCGATCCGCCACCCGACCAAGGAACTCTCCTGGCAGCGCCAGGTCGGCAACCGTGCCATCGCCGAGCGGCTGGGCGGCGAGGTTCGCGATCACCTCCTTGCGCACCGGATCCGTTGCATGGTCCTGATCGGCGTTCATGGCTGTCGAGCGATCGCTCAGTGAGCCCCCCCACCCCCCGTGATCCCGAGCCAGTCGCCAACAGCCGGTCCGAACTTCACGGTGAGCCCGGCGAACACCACCGAGACGATCGAGATGAGCTTGATCAGGATGTTCAGCGAGGGGCCCGAAGTATCCTTGAATGGATCGCCGACCGTGTCGCCGACTACCGCCGCCTTGTGGTCGTCCGAGCCCTTGCCGTACACGACCTCACCGCCCCGGCCGGTTCGCTGCAGCTCTGTGGCCTTCGCGACGAGCTGCTCGCGGATTTCCGGTGGGATCCGCTCCCGGACGTCGCTGCTCCGCAGGAACTCGTCGGCCGAGATCTTGCCGTATGACTCGATGAGCTTTTTCGCGTTGTCCCACGCCCCGCCCGCGTTCGCCATAAACACGGCCACCGCGAAACCCGCGGTCAGCCCCCCGGCGAGCAGGCCGACGACTCCGGGCACCGAAAGGACAACCCCCGTCGCGATCGGCGCCAGGATAGCGATCAGCGCCGGCACCACCATCTCCCGCTGCGCTCCCCTCGTCGAGATCCGCACGCAGGTCGCGTAGTCCGGGTAGCGGTCCCCGTTCAGTTCGATGCTCCGCGGCCAGTTCGCCGGGTCCATGACATCCCCCTCCCCCATCCCGTCGTCACGCAGCACGCGGCGGATGATGCCGAACTGCCGGCGGCATTCGCCCATCATGGCGTAGGCAGCGCGACCGACCGCTGACATCGTCATGGCACAGAACAGGAACGTGAGCATCACTCCGAGGAACAAACCCCCGAGGACGCTCGGGTTGATCAGCGTAACACCGTAGAACGTCATCACAGAATGCAGGTCCACCTCGGATGTCCGCACGAGGTCGAACTCGACGGAATCCACGTGATCACCGTGCTGCTGAGAATGGTGCACGCGGATTGCACCCCGGCCCCGATGGGCGGAATCCTCGCCATCATCGTCGTGGCCGTGGTCATGATCGTGGTTGTGATTCTCTCCTGCGACAGCGGACTCAAGCTGAAAGACCTGCCCCACACGAAGCTGCGGATACAGATGCCCGAGCGATTGAGGATCAAACAGCAGCGCTCCGTCGTACACCGGACCGCCGCCACTCCCAGCGCCGGGTAGGACGAGCGCGAACTTCTGGTACCCCATGAAGACCGCGCACGGCGCCTTCTCGGCAAGTCGAAGGGTCGATTCATTGGCACGGGCAAAGTCAAGCGCCTGGCTTGTGAGCTGCGTCTGAACGACCTGGACGTACGCCGCGAGAAGGGCCAGCGCCGTCAGGGCCGCGGAGCCGATCGCGAACCCCTTCCCTGTCGCGGCGGTGGTGTTACCCAGCGAGTCGAGCATGTCGGTGCGCTGCCGCACCTCGGGCGGCTGGCCCGACATCTCGGCGTTACCGCCGGCATTGTCCGCGATTGGGCCGTACGCATCCGTCGCCAGCGTGATGCCGAGCGTCGAGAGCATGCCGACGGCAGCGATCGCCACGCCATACAGCCCCAGCAGGATGTTGTCGCCTCCGCCACCAAGCACGAACGCTGCCAGAATCCCAGCGACGATTGTCGCGAGAGCGGCCCACGTTGATCGCATGCCCTCGGAGATACCCGCAATGATCAGCGTTGCGGAGCCGGTCCTCGCCTGCACAGCGATCCGTCGGGTTGGCGTGTGCTCGTACGACGTGTAGTACTCCGTCGAACGGGCGATGATCAGCCCCGCCAGCAGGCCGGACATGATCGAACCCCACAAGCCAAGCCACGAAACCTCCGGCACTTCGCGGAGGAGCCAGTACAGCACACCCATGGCCCCGATCGCGATGAGCCCGGCCGCGATCCACACACCCCGGGTGAGCGCTGACAGCAGCCCGGCAAACGACGTCCCCTCGCTGGTCCGGACCGAGAGAATCCCGACGATTGAGCACGCGATCCCCAATCCGGCGATTGCCGCTGGGACCGCTATGAGCCGCATCGCGAGCCCGACGGATTCACCAGCCGAAATCGCCGGGATTGTGGCCGCCGCGGCCGCGCCGAGGGCAAACGTGGAGAGCAGCGACCCGTAATACGACTCGTAGAGGTCGGCGCCCATGCCGGCGACATCGCCAACGTTATCGCCGACGTTATCGGCGATGACCGCGGGGTTCCGGGGATCGTCCTCGGGGATCCCGGCCTCGACCTTGCCGACCAGGTCGGCCCCGACGTCCGCGGCTTTGGTAAAGATGCCCCCGCCAACTCGGGCAAACAGGGCCTGCGTCGAAGCGCCCATCGCGAACGAGAGCATGACCGTGGTGATCACCGCGGGACCCGACACACCCGGCACCACACCCGAGTTGAGGATGACAAACCAGGCCGAGACATCCAGCAGCGCGAAGCCAACCACACTTAGGCCCATCACTGCCCCGGACCGAAGAGCGACCGTCAGTCCATCATTCAACGAGGTCTTCGCGGCAAAGGCCGTTCGCGCGGACGCGTTCGTTGCGATCCGCATGCCAAGCCAGCCGCACAGGCCCGAGAGAAACCCGGCCACCGGCACGCCGATCATCGACAGCGCGGGCTGCAGCCCCAGTCCCATCGAGAGGACGCCGAGCACCGCGATGATCACCAGGAACACAACCGCCACGACCCGGTACTGCCGCGACAAGTACGCCATTGCTCCATCGCGCACCGCCTGCGCGATCCGAATCATCTCCGGCTCGCCTTCGGCTCGGCTCATCACCGACGACGCGAACACCCACGCCGCGGCGAGCGCAAGCACGCCGCCGGCGGGAGCGGCCCAGAAGGCGGCGGGAATCTCTTGAATGGAAGCCAGGGTCGCTGGAATCACCATCAGTCGGGCACTCCCTGCTCCCCCGCCCCGCCGAGGCATGATAGCGGAAACCCCGCGGGTTCCTCCCCGCAATGAAAAACGGGCCCGCGCCGTGCGCGAGCCCGTCGGGTCTCATCATGGATCGCCGATTAGTGGGACTTCCCGGCGTGCTGACCGATCTGCATCGCGTAGAACGACCGCCACACGAAGACAAGCGACACGACGAAGAACAGGCCCGTCAGGAGCATCGTCAGCGTGGTGTGGTCCTGCTGCTGCGTCGCCCCGTTGAAGACCTTCATGCTCACCGCCAACTCGACGGCGAGCAGGCCGAACAGGGTCGTGAACTTGATCACGGGATTGAGAGCGACCGAAGACGTGTCCTTGAAGGGATCACCCACGGTGTCTCCCACGACGCAGGCATCGTGCAGCGGCGTGCCCTTGGCCCGCAACTCGGTCTCGACGACCTTCTTCGCGTTGTCCCAGGCGCCGCCTGCGTTGGCCATGAAGATCGCCTGGTACAGACCGAAGACGGCGATCGAGATTAGGTATCCGATGAAGAAGTACGACTCGAGGAACGCGAACGCGAGCGTCGCAAAGAACACGCCCAGGAAGATGTTGAACATCCCCTTCTGGGCGTACTGCGTGCAGATCTGCACGACTTTCTTGCTGTCCTCGACGCTCGCCTTGGTCGAACCCTCGAGCTTGATGTTCGCCTTGATGAACTCGACGGCGCGGTACGCCCCGGTGGAGACCGCCTGCGTCGAGGCGCCCGTGAACCAATAGATGATCGCGCCGCCGGTGATCAGGCCCAGGAGGAACGGAGCGTGAAGCAGTGAGAGGTTCGCGACAAGCGACGCCTCCAGCCCGTTGGTCAGGCCCACGATGATCGAGAAGATCATGGTCGTGGCGCCGACGACCGCGGTGCCGATGAGGACGGGCTTGGCCGTCGCCTTGAACGTGTTGCCCGCCCCGTCGTTCTCTTCCAGGAACTCCTTGCTCTTCTCGAAGTCGGGCTCGAAACCGAAGTCCTTCTTGATATCGGCGCGGATGCCGGGGAGCGTCTCGATGGTCGACAGTTCGAAGACGCTCTGGGCGTTGTCGGTCACCGGACCGTAGCTGTCGACCGCGATTGTCACCGGACCCATGCCCAGGAAGCCGAAGGCGACCAGACCGAACGCGAAGACCGCCGGGGCCATCATGATCGTGTGGGACGCCCCTGGCATCGCCGGCGGGAACATGTTGCTGACCATGTAGGCCAGACCCATCAGCACCACGATCGCGAGACCGAGCCAGTACGCCGAGAAGTTCCCCGCGACAAACCCCGACAGGATGTTCAGTGAAGCCCCGCCCTGCTCCGAGGAGGTCACAACCTCGCGGACGTGACGGGAGTTGGTTGACGTAAACACCTTGACCAGTTCGGGGATGATCGCCCCCGCCGCGGTGCCGCAGGTAATCACCAGCGAGAGCTTCCACCACCACGTGGAATCGCCCGCAACCGTCGGGATGAGCAGGTACGACGCGATGAACGTCAGCGCTACCGAGATCACCGACGTGAGCACGACCAGGCTCGTCAGCGGGTGCTCGAAGTTCATCTTCGGAGCGTTGCCGAACTTCGCCTTGGCGAACGCCTCGTTGATGAAGTAGGAGGCGGCCGACGCGACCACCATGATGATCCGCATCATGAACAGCCACACCAAGAGCTGGACCTGGATCGCCGCGAACCCCGCTCCGGCTGTCTTCTCGTTGATGGCCAGCATGATGAACGTGATCAGCGCCACGCCAGTCACGCCGTACGTCTCGAAGCCGTCCGCCGAGGGCCCGACCGAGTCGCCGGCGTTGTCGCCCACGCAATCGGCGATCACGCCGGGGTTGCGGGCATCGTCCTCCTTGATCTTGAAGACGATCTTCATCAGGTCGGACCCGATGTCGGCGATCTTCGTGAAGATACCGCCGGCAATACGGAGCGCCGAGGCGCCCAGCGACTCGCCGATCGCGAATCCGATCAGGCACGCCCCCGAGAGATCACCCGGCACGAACAGCAGGATGCCGAGCATGATCATCAGCTCGACGCTGATCAGGGCCATGCCGATCGACATGCCCGCCTTCAGCGGGATCGAGTAGCAGGGAAACGGCTTGCCGCGGAGGCTGGCAAACGCCGCACGGGAGTTGGCGAAGGTGTTGACCCGGATGCCGAACCACGCGACGCCGTACGAGCCCGCGATCCCAACGAGGCTGAAGAGCAGGATGATCGCGACCTTGCTCATCGGCATGCCGAACGCGGCATGGCCGGCGGCATCAAGCCCGACCGGCACCAGCTTGCCGAAGTACACCGCCACGATCGCGGCGATGAAGATCCACAGCAGCATCAGGAACTTGCCCTGCTGGATCATGTACGCCTTGCAGGTCTCGTAGATCAGCTCCGAAATGTCGAGCATCGACTTGTGAACCGGCATGTTCCTGAGCTGTGTGTAGATCGCCAGACCGAAGATCAGCCCCAGCAATCCGATGCCCAGACCGCCCATCAGGAGCGTCCGACCGTTGACCCCCATGAACGTCGCATCGGCAACGTCGGGCAGCACAAGGTTGGCCTCGCCGCCGCCATGATGTGCGACGCTCGATGCGCCCTCGGCGTGCTGCGCCATCGCCGTCTGCGGAGCCAGCACGACCGCCGCAAGCATCACCAGCGGAACCATCAGCAACCGCGCCGCCTCGGCAAACCGGTTCGCTCCACACACCACGCTCCGGACCGTTCCATTGCTCACGAGGTAGTCTCCGAATCCGCGACCGGGCAGACCGACTTGGACGCCCGGTCGTTTGTTCTCACCACGCCCGCGGCGGGCCGCCGCGTGGACAATCAGCCTGACCTGCACGAACCCCTGTTCACCCCGCCCGTCGCGGCGATCTGATTCATCCGCCGCGCCCGCCCCCGAATCAAGCAAAATTGCACAAGCGGGCGGCCGGGTTCACCCGATCCGCCCGCGATGAACCGGCCTACCTGGACGGGGGTCCCCCCGACCCCCTCCCGCCGCCCGCGCCGGGTCGCCCGCCGCGCGGACCACCCTTTCCAGCCTTGCCCTTCGGGCCCTTCGCCTCTCGCTCCACAGGCCCCATGGCCTCACGAACCCGACGGGCCACCGACTTGCGCGCCGCACGACGGCTTCGCTCCGAGGGCTTCTCGTAGAACTCTTTGCGCTTGATGTCCTTCGTCAGGCCCTCTTTCTCGCACAGCTTCTTGAACCGCCGCATCATCTGCTCGACGGTCTCACCGCTGCGCGCCTTGATTCGGATCGACATGTGGCTCCTCGGGATTGGTCGCGAGTGGGCCCCAGTTTGGGGCGTGCATAGGAATCTCGGCCGACGGGCGGCCGAAGGGCCACAAGTAAAGCACGGGTGCCCGGAACGATCAAGTCCACGACCCGAACGCCGCCCGGAACGCACCGACTATCGTGGCGCCGCCGCGCCGGCCCCCCCCGCTGCCCCCTCCGCGAGCCTGCGGGCAACCTCGGCAATAAACCCATCCGAGGGCATCGCATACGGCCGGAACTTCTCGGTCAGGCCCTGTTCCTCATTGAAATACAACGCACGGTGCTGTCCCAGGACGCTTGCCGCGGGGCTGTCGATCAGGCTGCTCGAGTCCGATGCACTCATCTGGAACGCAACCCGATGGTCAAACCCGCGGATCGCCTGCCGGTCCAAGGTCCGGTTGAGCGTTGCCACCGTGTCGCACCAGACGATTGCGTGGATGCCCACGGAGGGGCCCTCCCGAAGGATCGCAGCAAAGTGCTTGTCCGCAGTCGCCTCGCCGCTGGAATCGCTCGAGAAGTCAAACTCGTTTTCCGGGCGACGCAGCGCCCGGTACCGCTGCAGCCCAAGGACCAGGAGGTACACCGGCGGATACCCCAGCCGATCCTCATCCTGCCGTCGAGCCAACTCCGCGGCCAGCGAAAGGACGGCGCCAGGCGTGTCCTTGTACTCCACGACGTCGGACCGAATCCCAAGCCTTTGGGCGACCCCGGCGATCAGCCCCGCCGAGGCCGAGTCCGGCGTGCTGCCATCAAACACCACAAATCTCGCGGCTGCGCCGGTCCCATCCACGACGCCAAGCCCGTGCTGCGCGGCGAGCCCCACCATGGCTGATGCGAGCATGGCGACCGCCGCTTCATCGCGCTGCCCGACGATCAGCACATTGCCCCCCTCCTGCCGTCGAAGGACCGGACCCGTCGGATCCTTGATCGCAATCGGCTCACCCAGCCAGGCAACCGCACCCGACGCCGCCGCGCTCCCCTTGGCGGCCAGCGCGGCATCGAGCGCCCGATTCCTCGATATGTCGGCGGGAGCGTGACCCTCGAACACGATCATGCTGCCGGGACGGTGGCCCTGGTTCTCCCACCGGCGCCGCACGGCCTCGAGCCGAATCTCCCGCTCCTGGTCTTCCAGCCACGAGATCTGGAACGGGCTGTTTCCCTGCACCGCGCCGCTCGCGTCGTTGTAGATCGCCTCACCGGGACGCGTGAGCAGCCTCGCCGCCGAGTTGTCGTCGCT comes from the Phycisphaeraceae bacterium genome and includes:
- a CDS encoding sodium/proton-translocating pyrophosphatase: MVIPATLASIQEIPAAFWAAPAGGVLALAAAWVFASSVMSRAEGEPEMIRIAQAVRDGAMAYLSRQYRVVAVVFLVIIAVLGVLSMGLGLQPALSMIGVPVAGFLSGLCGWLGMRIATNASARTAFAAKTSLNDGLTVALRSGAVMGLSVVGFALLDVSAWFVILNSGVVPGVSGPAVITTVMLSFAMGASTQALFARVGGGIFTKAADVGADLVGKVEAGIPEDDPRNPAVIADNVGDNVGDVAGMGADLYESYYGSLLSTFALGAAAAATIPAISAGESVGLAMRLIAVPAAIAGLGIACSIVGILSVRTSEGTSFAGLLSALTRGVWIAAGLIAIGAMGVLYWLLREVPEVSWLGLWGSIMSGLLAGLIIARSTEYYTSYEHTPTRRIAVQARTGSATLIIAGISEGMRSTWAALATIVAGILAAFVLGGGGDNILLGLYGVAIAAVGMLSTLGITLATDAYGPIADNAGGNAEMSGQPPEVRQRTDMLDSLGNTTAATGKGFAIGSAALTALALLAAYVQVVQTQLTSQALDFARANESTLRLAEKAPCAVFMGYQKFALVLPGAGSGGGPVYDGALLFDPQSLGHLYPQLRVGQVFQLESAVAGENHNHDHDHGHDDDGEDSAHRGRGAIRVHHSQQHGDHVDSVEFDLVRTSEVDLHSVMTFYGVTLINPSVLGGLFLGVMLTFLFCAMTMSAVGRAAYAMMGECRRQFGIIRRVLRDDGMGEGDVMDPANWPRSIELNGDRYPDYATCVRISTRGAQREMVVPALIAILAPIATGVVLSVPGVVGLLAGGLTAGFAVAVFMANAGGAWDNAKKLIESYGKISADEFLRSSDVRERIPPEIREQLVAKATELQRTGRGGEVVYGKGSDDHKAAVVGDTVGDPFKDTSGPSLNILIKLISIVSVVFAGLTVKFGPAVGDWLGITGGGGAH
- the rpsU gene encoding 30S ribosomal protein S21 gives rise to the protein MSIRIKARSGETVEQMMRRFKKLCEKEGLTKDIKRKEFYEKPSERSRRAARKSVARRVREAMGPVEREAKGPKGKAGKGGPRGGRPGAGGGRGSGGPPSR
- a CDS encoding sodium-translocating pyrophosphatase; its protein translation is MSNGTVRSVVCGANRFAEAARLLMVPLVMLAAVVLAPQTAMAQHAEGASSVAHHGGGEANLVLPDVADATFMGVNGRTLLMGGLGIGLLGLIFGLAIYTQLRNMPVHKSMLDISELIYETCKAYMIQQGKFLMLLWIFIAAIVAVYFGKLVPVGLDAAGHAAFGMPMSKVAIILLFSLVGIAGSYGVAWFGIRVNTFANSRAAFASLRGKPFPCYSIPLKAGMSIGMALISVELMIMLGILLFVPGDLSGACLIGFAIGESLGASALRIAGGIFTKIADIGSDLMKIVFKIKEDDARNPGVIADCVGDNAGDSVGPSADGFETYGVTGVALITFIMLAINEKTAGAGFAAIQVQLLVWLFMMRIIMVVASAASYFINEAFAKAKFGNAPKMNFEHPLTSLVVLTSVISVALTFIASYLLIPTVAGDSTWWWKLSLVITCGTAAGAIIPELVKVFTSTNSRHVREVVTSSEQGGASLNILSGFVAGNFSAYWLGLAIVVLMGLAYMVSNMFPPAMPGASHTIMMAPAVFAFGLVAFGFLGMGPVTIAVDSYGPVTDNAQSVFELSTIETLPGIRADIKKDFGFEPDFEKSKEFLEENDGAGNTFKATAKPVLIGTAVVGATTMIFSIIVGLTNGLEASLVANLSLLHAPFLLGLITGGAIIYWFTGASTQAVSTGAYRAVEFIKANIKLEGSTKASVEDSKKVVQICTQYAQKGMFNIFLGVFFATLAFAFLESYFFIGYLISIAVFGLYQAIFMANAGGAWDNAKKVVETELRAKGTPLHDACVVGDTVGDPFKDTSSVALNPVIKFTTLFGLLAVELAVSMKVFNGATQQQDHTTLTMLLTGLFFVVSLVFVWRSFYAMQIGQHAGKSH